In Papaver somniferum cultivar HN1 unplaced genomic scaffold, ASM357369v1 unplaced-scaffold_135, whole genome shotgun sequence, one DNA window encodes the following:
- the LOC113333884 gene encoding mitochondrial outer membrane protein porin of 34 kDa-like → MVDHTAQREDECNRKQGSVRLQRVEIHRGSRRVHVINHISECFYWKQLELQYQHEYIIISTSIGLTENPMVNFSGVVGTPLLDLGTDLSYDTASGNLTKCNVGVSFANADLIVVVTLLLVFFCRCVFFFNASYCHIDSPLTYTDVGSKLAHSFSTNENTLTIGTRKALDPLTSVKARINNHGKASALIQHKWMPKSLFILLINQPTVN, encoded by the exons ATGGTGGACCACACAGCTCAACGAGAAGATGAGTGTAACAGAAAGCAAGGTAGTGTACGGTTACAGAGGGTGGAGATTCACAGAGGTAGTCGGAGGGTTCATG TGATTAATCACATCTCTGAGTGTTTTTACTGGAAACAACTCGAGCTTCAGTATCAACATGAGTACATCATCATCAGTACTAGCATTGGCTTGACAGAAAACCCCATGGTCAATTTCTCTGGAGTTGTAGGAACACCCCTTCTTGATCTTGGTACTGATCTTTCTTACGACACTGCATCCGGTAACCTCACCAAATGCAATGTTGGAGTGAGCTTCGCAAATGCTGACCTGATTGTTGTTGTCACTTT gctccttgttttcttttgtcgatgtgttttttttttcaatgctTCTTACTGCCACATTGACAGTCCCTTGACCTATACAGATGTTGGTTCCAAGCTTGCCCATAGTTTCAGTACAAATGAGAACACCTTGACCATCGGTACCCGGAAAGCTTTGGACCCATTGACTTCTGTCAAGGCTAGGATCAACAACCATGGTAAGGCAAGCGCTCTTATCCAGCACAAGTGGATGCCAAAGTCCCTCTTCATCCTCTTAATTAACCAACCGACGGTGAATTAG